A single region of the Mycobacterium avium subsp. avium genome encodes:
- the mtrA gene encoding two-component system response regulator MtrA: MDSMRQRILVVDDDASLAEMLTIVLRGEGFDTAVIGDGTQALTAVRELRPDLVLLDLMLPGMNGIDVCRVLRADSGVPIVMLTAKTDTVDVVLGLESGADDYIMKPFKPKELVARVRARLRRNDDEPAEMLSIADVEIDVPAHKVTRNGEQISLTPLEFDLLVALARKPRQVFTRDVLLEQVWGYRHPADTRLVNVHVQRLRAKVEKDPENPTVVLTVRGVGYKAGPP; the protein is encoded by the coding sequence ATGGACTCCATGAGGCAAAGGATTCTCGTCGTCGATGACGACGCTTCGCTCGCCGAGATGCTCACCATCGTGCTGCGTGGGGAGGGTTTCGACACTGCGGTCATCGGTGACGGCACCCAGGCCCTGACCGCGGTGCGCGAGCTGCGCCCCGACCTGGTCCTGTTGGACCTGATGCTGCCGGGCATGAACGGCATCGACGTGTGCCGGGTGCTGCGCGCCGACTCCGGCGTGCCGATCGTGATGCTGACCGCCAAGACCGACACCGTCGACGTGGTCCTGGGCCTCGAGTCGGGCGCCGACGACTACATCATGAAGCCGTTCAAGCCCAAGGAGCTGGTGGCCCGGGTGCGGGCGCGGCTGCGCCGCAACGACGACGAACCCGCCGAGATGCTGTCCATCGCCGACGTGGAGATCGACGTGCCGGCGCACAAGGTCACCCGCAACGGCGAGCAGATCTCGTTGACCCCGCTGGAATTCGACCTGCTGGTGGCGTTGGCGCGCAAACCGCGGCAGGTGTTTACTCGTGATGTGCTGCTCGAACAGGTGTGGGGCTATCGGCACCCGGCGGACACCCGCCTGGTGAACGTGCACGTCCAGCGTCTGCGGGCCAAGGTCGAGAAAGACCCTGAGAACCCGACCGTGGTGTTGACCGTTCGAGGAGTGGGTTACAAGGCCGGACCTCCGTGA
- a CDS encoding dTMP kinase, whose product MLIAIEGVDGAGKRTLAEGLRKAFEAAGQSVATLAFPRYGRSVTADIAAEALHGEHGDLASSVYAMAMLFALDRAAAVGDIEGLRRDHDVVIMDRYVASNAAYTAARLHQDADGPAVAWVHTLEYGRLKLPAPDRQVLLAVSAELAAERARSRAESDPGRARDSYERDDGLQQRTGAVYAQLAAAGWGGAWRVVDADVDPARLAADLAAE is encoded by the coding sequence GTGCTGATCGCGATCGAGGGCGTCGACGGCGCCGGCAAGCGGACACTGGCCGAGGGTCTGCGCAAGGCCTTCGAGGCGGCGGGACAGTCGGTGGCCACGCTGGCCTTCCCGCGGTACGGGCGCTCGGTGACCGCCGACATCGCGGCCGAGGCGCTGCACGGCGAGCACGGCGACCTGGCGTCGTCGGTGTACGCGATGGCGATGCTCTTCGCGCTGGACCGGGCCGCGGCCGTCGGCGACATCGAGGGCCTGCGCCGCGACCACGACGTGGTGATCATGGACCGCTACGTCGCCTCCAACGCGGCCTACACCGCCGCGCGCCTGCACCAGGACGCCGACGGGCCCGCGGTCGCCTGGGTGCACACCCTGGAGTACGGGCGGCTGAAACTGCCCGCACCCGACCGGCAGGTGCTGCTGGCGGTCTCGGCCGAGCTGGCCGCCGAGCGCGCGCGCAGCCGGGCCGAGTCCGATCCGGGCCGCGCGCGGGACAGCTACGAACGCGACGACGGGCTGCAGCAACGCACCGGCGCGGTGTACGCGCAGCTGGCCGCCGCGGGCTGGGGCGGTGCCTGGCGGGTCGTCGACGCGGACGTCGACCCGGCCCGGCTGGCCGCCGATTTGGCGGCCGAATAG
- the ahcY gene encoding adenosylhomocysteinase: protein MTTTENALTPDVRNGIEFKVADLSLADYGRRDIELSEQEMPGLMSLRREYHDVQPLKGARISGSLHMTVQTAVLIETLVALGAEVRWASCNIFSTQDHAAAAVVVGPHGTPEEPRGVPVFAWKGETLEEYWWAAEQALTWPPLADGTEAPANMILDDGGDATMLVLRGAQYEKAGVVPPDDEDDSAEHRVFLNLLRERFETDKTKWTKISESIKGVTEETTTGVLRLYQFAAAGDLAFPAINVNDSVTKSKFDNKYGCRHSLIDGINRGTDVLIGGKNVLVCGYGDVGKGSVESLAGQGARVTVTEIDPINALQALMEGYNVKRVEDVIGEADIVITATGNKDIITLEHMKAMKDKAILGNIGHFDNEIQIARLEKSGAIKTNIRPQVDLWTFPDTGKSIIVLSEGRLLNLGNATGHPSFVMSNSFSNQVIAQIELWTKNDEYDNEVYRLPKHLDEKVARIHVEALGGELTKLTKEQAEYIGVDVDGPYKADHYRY from the coding sequence ATGACGACGACCGAAAACGCGCTCACCCCCGACGTTCGCAACGGCATCGAGTTCAAGGTCGCCGATCTGTCGCTGGCCGACTACGGGCGCCGCGACATCGAGCTCTCGGAGCAGGAGATGCCCGGTCTGATGTCGCTGCGCCGGGAGTACCACGACGTGCAGCCGCTCAAGGGCGCGCGCATCTCCGGCTCGCTGCACATGACCGTGCAGACCGCGGTGCTGATCGAGACGCTGGTGGCGCTGGGCGCCGAGGTGCGCTGGGCGTCCTGCAACATCTTCTCCACCCAGGACCACGCCGCCGCGGCGGTCGTCGTCGGCCCGCACGGCACCCCCGAGGAGCCCCGGGGCGTGCCGGTGTTCGCGTGGAAGGGCGAGACGCTCGAGGAGTACTGGTGGGCCGCGGAGCAGGCGCTGACCTGGCCTCCGCTCGCGGACGGGACAGAGGCGCCGGCCAACATGATCCTCGACGACGGCGGCGACGCCACCATGCTGGTGCTGCGCGGCGCCCAGTACGAGAAGGCCGGCGTGGTGCCGCCCGACGACGAGGACGACTCCGCCGAGCACCGGGTGTTCCTCAACCTGCTGCGCGAGCGCTTCGAGACCGACAAGACCAAGTGGACCAAGATCTCCGAGTCGATCAAGGGCGTCACCGAGGAGACCACCACCGGGGTGCTGCGGCTGTACCAGTTCGCCGCGGCCGGTGATCTGGCGTTCCCGGCGATCAACGTCAACGACTCGGTCACCAAGAGCAAGTTCGACAACAAGTACGGCTGCCGGCACTCGCTGATCGACGGCATCAACCGCGGCACCGACGTGCTGATCGGCGGCAAGAACGTGCTGGTCTGCGGCTACGGCGACGTCGGCAAGGGCAGTGTGGAGTCGCTGGCCGGGCAGGGCGCCCGGGTGACCGTCACCGAGATCGACCCGATCAACGCGCTGCAGGCGCTGATGGAGGGCTACAACGTCAAGCGGGTGGAGGACGTCATCGGCGAGGCCGACATCGTCATCACCGCCACCGGCAACAAGGACATCATCACCCTCGAGCACATGAAGGCGATGAAGGACAAGGCCATCCTGGGCAACATCGGCCACTTCGACAACGAGATCCAGATCGCCCGGCTGGAGAAGTCCGGCGCCATCAAGACCAACATCCGCCCGCAGGTGGACCTGTGGACCTTCCCGGACACCGGCAAGTCGATCATCGTGCTCTCCGAGGGCCGGCTGCTGAACCTGGGCAACGCCACCGGGCACCCGTCGTTCGTGATGAGCAACAGCTTCTCCAACCAGGTGATCGCCCAGATCGAGCTGTGGACCAAGAACGACGAGTACGACAACGAGGTGTACCGGCTGCCCAAGCACCTCGACGAGAAGGTGGCCCGCATCCACGTGGAGGCCCTGGGCGGCGAGCTGACCAAGCTGACCAAGGAGCAGGCCGAGTACATCGGCGTCGACGTCGACGGCCCGTACAAGGCCGACCACTACCGCTACTGA
- the alkX gene encoding TetR family transcriptional regulator AlkX produces MPKPDIVAAVKRMPYAEASRALLRDSVLDAMRDLLVTRDWSAITLSDVAGAAGISRQTIYNEFGSRQGLAQGYALRLADRLVDTIHEALDAHVGNIYESFLDAFRRFFADAAADPLVTSLRTGVAKPDLLQLITTDSAVIITRASARLASALTHTWVSTTDEDAGVLARAIVRLALSYVSMPPEADHDVAADLARLMTPFAERHGVVNVG; encoded by the coding sequence ATGCCCAAACCCGATATTGTCGCGGCTGTGAAGCGGATGCCGTACGCCGAGGCGTCGCGCGCCCTGCTGCGCGACTCGGTGCTGGATGCGATGCGGGATCTGCTGGTGACCCGGGACTGGTCGGCCATCACGCTGTCCGACGTGGCCGGGGCCGCCGGCATCAGCCGTCAGACCATCTACAACGAGTTCGGCTCCCGGCAAGGCCTGGCGCAGGGGTACGCGCTGCGCCTGGCCGACCGCCTGGTCGACACCATCCACGAGGCCCTGGACGCCCACGTCGGCAACATCTACGAGTCGTTCCTGGACGCCTTCCGCAGGTTCTTCGCCGACGCGGCGGCCGACCCGCTGGTGACCTCGCTGCGCACCGGCGTCGCCAAGCCCGACCTGTTGCAGCTGATCACCACCGACAGCGCGGTCATCATCACCCGCGCGTCGGCCCGGCTGGCCTCGGCGCTGACGCACACCTGGGTGTCCACCACCGACGAGGACGCCGGGGTGCTGGCCCGCGCCATCGTGCGGCTGGCGCTGAGCTACGTGTCGATGCCGCCGGAGGCCGACCACGACGTGGCCGCCGATCTGGCCCGGTTGATGACGCCGTTCGCCGAGCGGCACGGCGTCGTCAACGTCGGGTGA
- a CDS encoding rubredoxin, producing the protein MSDYKLFVCVQCGFEYDEAKGWPEDGIAPGTRWDDIPEDWSCPDCGAAKSDFEMVEVARP; encoded by the coding sequence ATGAGCGACTACAAGCTGTTCGTCTGCGTGCAGTGCGGATTCGAGTACGACGAGGCCAAGGGCTGGCCGGAGGACGGCATCGCCCCGGGCACCCGCTGGGACGACATCCCGGAGGACTGGAGCTGCCCGGACTGCGGCGCGGCGAAAAGCGACTTCGAGATGGTGGAAGTGGCGCGGCCCTGA
- a CDS encoding rubredoxin has product MTRYRCPGCDYIYDEAKGAPREGFPAGTPFADISDDWCCPDCAVREKVDFENLIGQE; this is encoded by the coding sequence ATGACCCGCTACCGCTGCCCCGGCTGCGACTACATCTACGACGAGGCCAAAGGTGCTCCGCGGGAAGGCTTTCCGGCCGGGACTCCGTTCGCCGACATCTCCGACGACTGGTGCTGCCCCGATTGCGCGGTGCGCGAGAAGGTCGATTTCGAAAACCTGATTGGACAGGAGTGA
- a CDS encoding alkane 1-monooxygenase: MTTVDLQQPSDPAAWRDKKRRLWLMGLIAPTALFVMLPLVWALNRLGWHAAAQVPLWIGPILLYVLLPILDLRFGPDGQNPPDEVMERLENDKYYRYCTYVYIPFQYLSVILGAYLFTATDLSWLGFHGGLGWAGKLGLALSVGVLGGVGINTAHEMGHKKDSLERWLSKITLAQTCYGHFYIEHNRGHHVRVATPEDPASARFGETFWEFLPRSVFGSLRSALRLEAQRLRRLGKNPWNPLTYPSNDVLNAWAMSIVLWGVLIAVFGPGLIPFVVIQAVFGFSLLEAVNYLEHYGLLRRKIDSPSGKARYERCTPEHSWNSDHVVTNLFLYHLQRHSDHHANPTRRYQTLRSLDGSPNLPSGYASMISLTYFPPLWRKVMDHRVLAHYGGDITRVNVSPRRRAKLLARYPAVTA; this comes from the coding sequence ATGACCACCGTTGACCTGCAACAACCCTCGGATCCGGCCGCCTGGCGGGACAAGAAGCGCCGGCTGTGGCTGATGGGGCTGATCGCGCCGACGGCGCTGTTCGTGATGCTGCCGCTGGTCTGGGCCCTGAACCGGCTGGGCTGGCACGCCGCCGCCCAGGTGCCGCTGTGGATCGGGCCGATCCTGCTCTACGTCCTGTTGCCGATCCTCGACCTGCGCTTCGGCCCCGACGGCCAGAACCCGCCCGACGAGGTGATGGAGCGGCTGGAGAACGACAAGTACTACCGCTACTGCACCTACGTCTACATCCCGTTCCAGTACCTGAGCGTGATCCTGGGCGCCTACCTGTTCACCGCCACCGACCTGAGCTGGCTGGGCTTCCACGGCGGCCTCGGCTGGGCGGGCAAGCTGGGGCTGGCGCTGTCGGTCGGCGTGCTCGGCGGCGTCGGCATCAACACCGCGCACGAGATGGGCCACAAGAAGGACTCGCTGGAGCGCTGGCTGTCCAAGATCACCCTGGCCCAGACCTGCTACGGCCACTTCTACATCGAGCACAACCGCGGCCACCACGTGCGGGTGGCCACGCCGGAGGATCCGGCGTCGGCCCGGTTCGGGGAGACCTTCTGGGAGTTCTTGCCGCGCAGCGTGTTCGGCAGCCTGCGTTCCGCGCTGCGGCTGGAAGCCCAACGGCTGCGCCGGCTCGGCAAGAACCCGTGGAACCCGCTCACCTACCCGTCCAACGACGTGCTCAACGCCTGGGCGATGTCAATCGTGTTGTGGGGCGTGCTGATCGCGGTCTTCGGCCCGGGGCTCATCCCATTCGTGGTCATCCAGGCGGTGTTCGGCTTCAGCCTGCTCGAGGCGGTCAACTACCTGGAGCACTACGGGCTGCTGCGGCGCAAGATCGACTCGCCTTCGGGGAAAGCGCGCTACGAGCGGTGCACGCCCGAGCACAGCTGGAACTCCGACCACGTCGTCACCAACCTGTTCCTCTACCACCTGCAGCGGCACAGCGATCACCACGCCAACCCGACCCGGCGCTACCAGACGCTGCGCAGCCTGGACGGCTCGCCCAACCTGCCCAGCGGGTACGCGTCGATGATCTCGCTCACCTACTTCCCGCCGCTGTGGCGCAAGGTGATGGACCATCGGGTGCTGGCCCACTACGGCGGCGACATCACCCGGGTCAACGTGTCGCCGCGGCGGCGCGCCAAGCTGCTGGCCCGCTACCCGGCGGTGACGGCATGA
- a CDS encoding amino acid permease — MASRWRTKSVEQSIADTDEPDTRLRKDLTWWDLVVFGVAVVIGAGIFTVTASTTGDITGPAIWVSFVIAAGTCALAALCYAEFASTLPVAGSAYTFSYATFGEFLAWIIGWNLLLELAIGAAVVAKGWSSYLGTVFGFSGGTVKFGAVQLDWGALVIVGGVATLIALGTKLSSRFSAVITGIKVSVVVFVVVVGVFYIKRANYSPFIPKPEAGGQAKVIDQSVLSLLTGAHTSHYGWYGVLAGASIVFFAFIGFDIVATMAEETKHPQRDVPRGILASLGIVTLLYVAVAVVLSGMVSYTQLKTMPGRGQANLATAFTANGIHWASKIISIGALAGLTTVVMVLMLGQCRVLFAMARDGLLPRALAKTGSRGTPVRITVLVALVVAVTASVFPITKLEEMVNVGTLFAFVLVSAGVMVLRRTRPDLERGFKAPWVPVLPIASIGACVWLMLNLTALTWVRFGIWLVVGTAIYAGYGYWHSVQGRRDAGEPDRSDALAADPNSPVP, encoded by the coding sequence ATGGCCAGTCGATGGCGGACGAAGTCGGTGGAACAGTCGATCGCCGACACCGACGAGCCGGACACCCGGCTGCGCAAGGACCTGACCTGGTGGGACCTGGTCGTGTTCGGCGTCGCGGTGGTGATCGGCGCCGGCATCTTCACCGTCACCGCGTCGACGACCGGCGACATCACCGGCCCGGCCATCTGGGTGTCGTTCGTGATCGCGGCGGGCACCTGCGCGCTGGCGGCGCTGTGCTACGCCGAGTTCGCCTCCACCCTGCCGGTGGCCGGCAGCGCCTACACCTTCTCCTACGCCACCTTCGGGGAGTTCCTGGCCTGGATCATCGGCTGGAATCTGCTGCTGGAGTTGGCAATCGGCGCCGCGGTGGTGGCCAAGGGCTGGTCCAGCTATCTGGGCACGGTGTTCGGATTCTCCGGCGGCACAGTCAAATTCGGGGCCGTCCAGCTCGACTGGGGTGCGCTGGTGATCGTCGGTGGGGTGGCCACCCTGATCGCGCTGGGCACCAAGCTGTCGTCGAGGTTCTCCGCGGTGATCACCGGGATCAAGGTGTCGGTGGTGGTGTTCGTCGTGGTGGTCGGCGTCTTCTACATCAAGCGCGCCAACTACTCGCCGTTCATCCCCAAGCCGGAGGCCGGCGGCCAGGCCAAGGTCATCGACCAGTCGGTGCTGTCGCTGCTGACCGGGGCGCACACCAGCCACTACGGCTGGTACGGCGTGCTGGCCGGGGCGTCCATCGTGTTCTTCGCGTTCATCGGGTTCGACATCGTGGCCACCATGGCCGAGGAGACCAAGCATCCGCAGCGCGACGTCCCCCGGGGCATCCTGGCGTCGCTGGGCATCGTCACGCTGCTCTACGTGGCCGTCGCCGTCGTGTTGTCCGGCATGGTGTCCTACACCCAACTCAAGACGATGCCGGGCCGCGGGCAGGCCAACCTGGCCACCGCCTTCACCGCCAACGGCATCCACTGGGCGAGCAAGATCATCTCCATCGGCGCACTGGCCGGGCTAACTACGGTCGTGATGGTGCTGATGCTCGGCCAGTGCCGGGTGCTGTTCGCGATGGCGCGCGACGGGCTGTTGCCGCGGGCGCTGGCCAAGACCGGGTCGCGGGGCACGCCGGTGCGCATCACCGTGCTGGTCGCCCTGGTGGTGGCGGTGACAGCCTCGGTGTTCCCGATCACCAAGCTCGAGGAGATGGTCAACGTCGGAACGCTGTTCGCCTTCGTCCTGGTCTCCGCCGGGGTGATGGTGCTGCGCCGCACCCGGCCGGATCTGGAGCGGGGCTTCAAGGCGCCGTGGGTGCCGGTGCTGCCGATCGCCTCGATCGGCGCCTGCGTGTGGCTGATGCTCAACCTCACCGCGCTTACCTGGGTCCGGTTCGGCATCTGGCTGGTGGTGGGTACGGCGATCTACGCCGGCTACGGCTACTGGCACTCGGTGCAGGGCCGTCGCGACGCGGGCGAACCCGACCGCAGCGACGCGCTGGCGGCCGACCCCAACAGCCCGGTGCCGTAA
- a CDS encoding FAD-dependent oxidoreductase, producing the protein MPDGKANAREHALVIGGSIAGLCAARVLSESYSAVTVCERDELPAAPASRATVPQDRHLHLLMARGAIEFEKLFPGLLDDMTAAGVPRLHNRPECIHLGATGHVLGTGQTLRDEFTAYVPSRPQLEWQLRKRVHAIGNVTVLRRSVAQPRFDPARARVTGVWLDPVAGGSAEFVAADLVVDAAGRGTRLPVWLSQWGFQRPPEEVIDIGINYATQHFHIPDGLIAQKVVVAGASHDEPLGLGMLCYEDRVWVLTTFGVADAKPPRTFPEMLTLARRLLPAHFGDALARAEPLGDPAFHAFPASRWRRYDKLDRVPAGIVALGDAVASFNPTFGQGMTMTALQAGHLRRALRCPDDRLAAALYRATAKTTFPVWTMNAIGDVTFHHATTKRPAPWWWRPSGALFDQFLGAAETEPVLAEWFLRRFSLLDSLYLIPPPRIVGRAVGHNMRLWLGQRRRAGRPGTATARPSP; encoded by the coding sequence ATGCCGGACGGCAAAGCAAACGCGCGGGAGCACGCGCTGGTCATCGGGGGAAGCATCGCCGGCCTGTGCGCGGCGCGGGTGCTGTCGGAGTCGTATTCGGCGGTGACGGTCTGCGAGCGCGACGAGTTGCCGGCCGCGCCGGCCAGCCGGGCGACCGTCCCGCAGGACCGGCACCTGCACCTGCTGATGGCGCGCGGGGCGATCGAATTCGAGAAGCTGTTTCCCGGCCTGCTCGACGACATGACGGCCGCCGGCGTGCCCAGGCTGCACAACCGGCCCGAGTGCATCCATCTGGGCGCCACCGGCCACGTGCTGGGCACCGGGCAAACCCTGCGCGACGAGTTCACCGCCTACGTGCCCAGCCGTCCGCAGCTGGAATGGCAGCTGCGCAAACGGGTGCACGCCATCGGCAACGTGACGGTGCTGCGCCGCTCGGTGGCCCAGCCGCGGTTCGACCCGGCGCGAGCGCGGGTGACCGGGGTGTGGCTGGACCCGGTCGCCGGCGGGTCCGCGGAGTTCGTCGCCGCCGATCTGGTGGTCGACGCGGCGGGGCGCGGCACCCGATTGCCGGTGTGGTTGTCGCAGTGGGGTTTTCAGCGCCCACCCGAAGAGGTGATCGACATCGGCATCAACTACGCCACCCAGCACTTCCACATCCCCGACGGGCTGATCGCCCAGAAGGTGGTGGTGGCCGGCGCCTCGCACGACGAGCCGCTGGGGCTGGGCATGCTGTGCTACGAGGACCGGGTCTGGGTGTTGACCACGTTCGGGGTGGCCGACGCCAAACCGCCCCGCACGTTCCCCGAAATGCTGACGCTGGCGCGCCGCTTGCTGCCCGCCCACTTCGGCGACGCGCTGGCCCGGGCCGAGCCGCTGGGCGATCCCGCGTTTCACGCCTTTCCGGCCAGCCGGTGGCGCCGCTACGACAAGCTGGACCGCGTCCCGGCCGGCATCGTCGCCCTCGGCGACGCGGTGGCCAGCTTCAACCCCACCTTCGGCCAGGGGATGACGATGACCGCGCTGCAGGCCGGTCATCTGCGCCGCGCGCTGCGATGCCCCGACGACCGGCTGGCCGCGGCGCTGTACCGGGCCACCGCCAAGACCACCTTCCCGGTGTGGACGATGAACGCCATCGGCGACGTCACCTTCCACCACGCCACCACCAAACGACCCGCCCCGTGGTGGTGGCGACCGTCGGGCGCGCTGTTCGACCAGTTCCTGGGCGCCGCCGAGACCGAACCCGTTCTGGCGGAATGGTTTCTGCGCCGGTTCTCGCTGCTGGACAGCCTCTACCTGATCCCGCCGCCCCGCATCGTCGGGCGCGCCGTCGGGCACAACATGCGGCTGTGGCTGGGGCAGCGCCGCCGTGCGGGCCGGCCGGGGACCGCTACAGCCCGACCGTCGCCCTGA
- the manA gene encoding mannose-6-phosphate isomerase, class I — translation MELLRGALRTYAWGSRTAIAEFTERPVPAAHPEAELWFGAHPGDPAWLETDNGEITLLDALRADPEGQLGPGSRARFGDVLPFLVKVLAADEPLSLQAHPSAEQAAEGYLREERLGIPLNSPVRNYRDTSHKPELLVALYPFEALAGFRPASRTVELLRALAVSDLDPFIELLGDQSDADGLRALFTTWITAPQPDIDVVVPAVLDGAIAYLSSGATEFAAEAKTVLELGERYPGDAGVLAALLLNRVSLAPGEAIFVSAGNLHTYLRGFAVEVMANSDNVLRGGLTPKHVDVPELLRVLDFAPTTEDQLRPRVRREGFGRIYETPTDEFAVALLELEDEYVGHEVDATCSHDGPQILLCIQGCTTVHGKSGSLRLKRGMAAWVAADDAPIRLVAHEPTKLFRATVGL, via the coding sequence GTGGAGCTGCTTCGCGGGGCTTTGAGAACATACGCATGGGGTTCGCGTACCGCCATCGCCGAATTCACCGAACGACCGGTGCCGGCGGCGCATCCGGAGGCCGAACTCTGGTTCGGCGCCCACCCGGGCGACCCGGCCTGGCTGGAGACCGACAACGGCGAGATCACGTTGCTCGACGCGCTGCGCGCCGACCCGGAGGGACAGCTCGGTCCGGGGTCGCGGGCCCGGTTCGGTGACGTGCTGCCGTTTTTGGTCAAGGTGCTGGCCGCCGACGAGCCACTGTCGCTGCAGGCACATCCGAGCGCCGAGCAGGCGGCCGAGGGCTACCTGCGCGAGGAGCGGCTCGGCATCCCGCTGAACTCGCCGGTGCGCAACTACCGCGACACCTCGCACAAGCCGGAGTTGCTGGTCGCGCTGTATCCGTTCGAGGCGCTGGCCGGGTTCCGCCCGGCGTCGCGCACCGTCGAGCTGCTGCGGGCGCTGGCCGTCTCCGATCTCGATCCCTTCATCGAGTTGCTGGGCGACCAGTCCGACGCCGACGGCCTGCGCGCGCTGTTCACCACCTGGATCACCGCCCCGCAGCCCGACATCGACGTGGTGGTGCCCGCCGTGCTGGACGGCGCAATCGCCTATCTCAGTTCGGGCGCAACGGAATTCGCGGCCGAGGCCAAGACCGTGCTCGAGCTGGGCGAGCGCTATCCCGGCGACGCCGGGGTGCTGGCGGCGTTGCTGCTCAACCGGGTCAGCCTGGCACCGGGCGAGGCTATCTTCGTCTCGGCCGGCAACCTGCACACCTATCTGCGGGGCTTCGCCGTGGAGGTGATGGCCAACTCCGACAACGTGTTACGCGGCGGCCTGACCCCCAAGCACGTCGACGTGCCCGAGCTGCTGCGGGTGCTCGACTTCGCGCCCACCACCGAGGACCAGCTGCGCCCGCGCGTGCGGCGCGAGGGCTTCGGGCGGATCTATGAGACCCCGACCGACGAGTTCGCCGTCGCGCTGTTGGAGCTCGAGGACGAGTACGTCGGCCACGAGGTGGACGCCACCTGCAGCCACGACGGCCCGCAGATCCTGCTGTGCATCCAGGGCTGCACGACCGTGCACGGCAAATCCGGCTCGCTGCGGCTCAAGCGCGGCATGGCCGCCTGGGTGGCCGCCGACGATGCCCCGATCCGGCTGGTCGCCCACGAACCCACCAAGCTGTTCAGGGCGACGGTCGGGCTGTAG
- a CDS encoding phosphomannomutase/phosphoglucomutase: protein MSRPAATVHRVVKAYDVRGLVGEELDQPLVADLGAAFAKLMRAEGAGQVVIGHDMRDSSPTLAAAFAAGVTGQGLDVVRIGLASTDQLYFASGLLDCPGAMFTASHNPAAYNGIKLCRAGARPVGADSGLRTIADDVIAGVEDYDGPPGSVGDRDVLADYGRFLRSLVDTSGLRPLRVAVDAGNGMAGLTTPAVLGPIESITLAPLYFELDGSFPHHEANPLDPANLVDLQAYVRETGADIGLAFDGDADRCFVVDERGNPVSPSTVTSLVAARELGREIGATIIHNVITSRAVPELVSERGGTPLRSRVGHSYIKALMADTGAIFGGEHSAHYYFRDFWGADSGMLAALYVLAALGEQDRPLSELTADYQRYESSGEINFTVADAGQCTEAVLRSFGTRIHSLDHVDGVTVDLGDGSWFNLRSSNTEPLLRLNVEGRTAEDVAAAVAQISAEIAAITAGTTTEADAGAAP, encoded by the coding sequence ATGTCCCGGCCCGCCGCGACTGTCCACCGTGTCGTCAAGGCGTACGACGTGCGTGGGCTGGTCGGCGAAGAGCTCGACCAGCCGCTGGTCGCCGACCTCGGCGCGGCCTTCGCCAAGCTGATGCGCGCCGAGGGCGCCGGCCAGGTCGTCATCGGCCACGACATGCGCGACAGCTCACCCACCCTGGCCGCCGCGTTCGCCGCCGGGGTGACCGGGCAGGGTCTGGACGTAGTGCGCATCGGGCTGGCGTCCACCGATCAGCTCTACTTCGCGTCCGGCCTGCTGGACTGCCCCGGCGCGATGTTCACCGCGAGCCACAACCCGGCGGCCTACAACGGGATCAAGCTGTGCCGTGCCGGCGCCCGGCCGGTCGGCGCCGACAGCGGGTTGCGCACCATCGCCGACGACGTGATCGCCGGCGTCGAGGACTACGACGGGCCACCGGGATCGGTCGGCGACCGCGACGTGCTGGCCGACTACGGGCGGTTCCTGCGCTCGCTGGTGGACACCTCCGGGCTGCGCCCGCTGCGGGTGGCCGTCGACGCCGGCAACGGCATGGCCGGCCTCACCACACCCGCGGTGCTCGGCCCGATCGAGTCGATCACGTTGGCGCCGTTGTACTTCGAGCTCGACGGCTCCTTCCCGCACCACGAGGCCAACCCGCTGGACCCGGCCAACCTGGTCGACCTGCAGGCCTACGTGCGCGAGACCGGCGCCGACATCGGCCTGGCCTTCGACGGCGACGCCGATCGCTGCTTCGTGGTCGACGAGCGCGGCAACCCGGTGTCGCCGTCGACCGTGACCAGCCTGGTGGCCGCCCGCGAACTCGGCCGCGAGATCGGCGCGACGATCATCCACAACGTGATCACCTCGCGCGCGGTGCCCGAGCTGGTCAGCGAGCGCGGCGGCACCCCGCTGCGCTCGCGGGTGGGGCACTCCTACATCAAGGCGCTGATGGCCGACACCGGCGCGATCTTCGGCGGCGAGCACTCGGCGCACTACTACTTCCGCGACTTCTGGGGCGCCGACTCCGGGATGCTGGCCGCGCTGTACGTGCTGGCCGCCCTCGGCGAACAGGACCGCCCGCTGTCCGAGCTGACCGCGGACTACCAGCGCTACGAGTCGTCCGGCGAGATCAACTTCACCGTCGCCGACGCCGGGCAGTGCACCGAAGCGGTGCTGAGGTCGTTCGGCACCCGGATCCACTCCCTGGACCACGTGGACGGGGTGACCGTGGACCTGGGCGACGGCAGCTGGTTCAACCTGCGCAGCTCCAACACCGAACCGCTGCTGCGGCTCAACGTGGAGGGCCGCACGGCAGAGGACGTCGCCGCGGCGGTCGCCCAGATCAGCGCCGAGATCGCCGCGATCACCGCGGGAACGACGACCGAGGCGGACGCGGGGGCGGCGCCGTGA